The genomic window CTAAGGGTTGGTGGATTTTGAAAGATGCCTAAATGTAGCAATTATGGACAAACTTATTTATAGGTCTATAAGTGGAGTCATGAACTTAGTTCACCTAACTATTTTATGGACTTTAGAAATGgtaaatgtaagaaaaattttatttgggTTAGTGACCAAGTACTTagtctttgaattttttttttaagaggatCGAAACTCAAGATCTCTTACTCGTAACTTTgctcaacttacaaccaatccaATCCTCCTCCTACTTAGTCTTTGACTTGATAACACTAATTGAACAATAATTTCCCACCAATCTTATTTAGATAGTATACTTCACAATCTTATTCAGAACATTTTCGTTGGTCAAAGATCATTATTAAACATGTTAAGTACTCAATTGATCTGGATTGACATAATTTTTCGTTCAATGTCTACAAACACAAACCGTGTATTGATTAGAAATTACACTGAACTTATTTGTTGCTATATAGATGATAGCTTACTCTCCTCTCTATTTTAAcccttcaaaaatgaaaaacaaaaagaggaGAATGAAAATCATACACTGTCTAAAAGAAAATGTTCATGGACTATagcaattatatatatatatatagttaaggaaaacatcaaaagatagacATATTGATTTGGATTACAACCAAAAAAGCATCAATAGCACATTTCTTGTCGTTAATAAATTAATCTTTTTTAAGAATTTTGATTCCTTTCCAACGTGACTCCATGCGATGAGAGGCATCATCTTGTGTATAAACTCCACACTTGAAGAAATGGTCACTTCCACCTCTCCCATCAGTTTCAAACATTTGGACTCCATCAATGAAAACTGTGACTTTGCTAGCTTCCACATCATGAATTACATTGAGTTTGAACCACCTGTTGTCGATGTTAGGGACTATGACAGGATTTTTATAGTATGAGAGGTTTCCATTGTAAACTCTAAGCATTAGAGTCGTAGCATGAAGCTGTGCTCCAAAGACTTGCATGATGCACACACCAGATGTTCCAGATGGCACATATCCATAACCTTCAAATTGCCAAACCCCCGAAGAGTAATCGTAACCCTGAAAGCAAATTAGTGAGAAAAAGATAATCACCATGTTTCTTTTAATCTGTACAAGGTCTACAAAAAAGAAAGGGTGAAAAACAAAATGTTAGAGATACATGttacttttatttctttaagCTGCTATATGGACTTTAGGAGACAGGTTATACCAACTATGTACATGGTTTCGCAAAACACAGAAGAAGATTATGTATTTGATAAAACAAAAAGTGATTGTCTTGTCTTCGAAAGCTCATAGGTCTTAGGATGTTTTCCTCCCTTCTTTCCTTTAGATTCGGATTTTGGCTCTCAATAATTGATACGACCCTTGACGAGGAGCTgtttattgtttgattatttcatctgattatatattttgatttttaatgatcaattttctttttttggttgatGTTCTCGTCTAGTACTTTTGCGTCTAggttttatatttttctaataGCAAAGAATTTAATACCGAAGACTAGTTTTGATTAATTTTCATTATTCTCTATAATTACTTTTCACAATTAACTTTAACAAACAATCAAGAACAAGCTCAAAACCCTTCACTACTTTACAGTGATCTCTTTGTAATTAATTAACTTGATCAATGATTTCAAGCCTTGTGCCTCGAAGCCTATTAACTAGTGAAATGATCACGCTGTGTGCTTCAAAATTCAAAAGGTGCAAAACTTGTTTGTGTTAGAGAAAGTCCAATTTCAGAATTTACCCTTAAATTTTCAGATAAGCACCATACGTAATTGCTTTTACAAAACATATGCAGACTTgctacctttttttttgggcaaattacattttaaccTCCTGTGGTTTTCGCAAAAGCCACATAACCCCCCATGATtcaaaaagctatacataaactCCCTGTGGTTTGGGTTGAACTGTCAAATAGACGGAAAGCACGAATCATGACGATTCCTGGGCAAAATGTCCAAATTACCctaatataaatacaaaaaggaAGCAGATGAAGTCAGATTCTCCCTTGTTCTGGTCTTTGTcgtgagaaagagagagaaaaaacatGACCCCGAATGAAGGAGAGAAAATTTAACCCACAAAATTAAAACCGTAGATTTACCATTGAAGATCAAAAAGCAGCAGTGAAAGAGTTTCATGAAAGCTATTGTTGCATCTGGTAAGTTTTTTTACATCAGTTTAGCATATAAGATGCACTTGAGTATTTTGAACAGAAACTATCGGGCTTCAGACTTTAATAAATCAGTGATGCACTTGAGCATTTTGAATTTTGCTCTACCCGCGGCACCCCTGCCGAAACAACTGTCCAGGGCATGGTCTCAGGGTCAGCTTCTTGTCTGTGCAAATCAGTCGAAAACAAGGCTCTCTTGAACCAACCAGAATTGATAAAAAATGTTAGTGAGCCTTGTTCGGCTGCTAAGCTCGGGGGTTTCAGCATTGAAGTTTCTGAAATACTCGATCTCCCTCCAATTATGACTAATAAGCCACCCCGCAGCAACATCAGCAAGGAGAGAGAAGAAGGGGATTATGAGCCAAGTTGTAGGCTGAAGGGAAGTGAGTACCGGTCTTTGTCCGTCAAAGTGGCCAAGGATGACATTCTTAGGAGTAGGAGTAATAATGCTCGGGGAGTAGGAGTAATATGAGGACTTCCGGCGGCAACAATAAAAACTCTCCCAGAATTGCAAACTGACAGTAATCTAACAATAAAAACTCTCCCAGAATATGATTATTCAAAGTCCTCCGGCGGCAACAATTTTGGTGAGTCCGTCATCACCGGGGCCGGGGGTCTCAAGCTCAGAACAAACTCTCCCAGAATTGCAAACATGAGGATTCAATATCAAGCccgaaaaaaagaagaagcttTTAGGGGTAATATGGAAATGTTTTTAGGGGTAATATGGGAATGTTTCTGACTGCTATCAGTACAATCAGCGCGTTTTGCCCACGAATCGTCACGATTCATGTTTTCCGTCTATTTGACAGTTCAACCCAAATCACAGGGagtttatgtatagctttttgaATCATGGGGGGTTATGTGGTTTTTGCGAAAACCACAGGAggctaaaatgtaatttgcccttttttttgttCCATATAAAACTTGACCACTATGGCAATCATAAATTTAGCTGCAATATGTAAACTTACCTCTATTCGAAGTTCAGTACGAGGTCTGGTATTGCTCGCAGGAAAATGAGGTTTATCGGTATCGAAAACCCACATTTTATGAACTCCATCAACGTACGAATATCTCTGATCTACTGGCACGTTATAAGGTCTTTGAATTTCAAAGTTTGATTGATTTAATGGAAGAGAAATGAAGCCATCAGTTGGATCAACAACCTTCAAAGCTTCTGTTTTGTGATATATTGTTACATTGATGAAAAGGGTGAACAAGAAAGTGGTTAAAAGCTGAGGAGAGGAGGCCATTGAGTTTGTTTTAGATGAAATGTCGATGGAAGAGAAAAGCTAATCAGGGCCTGAGATTTATAGGCAGCCTACAATTGAAGGTGCAGATTAATTATGCCATTGCATTCATTGGTCTATTATATATTCTCATGGGGTGAAATCCAGAGGCAATTAACCTTTCTTTTTACTGAAGAATTCTTTACGTTCGGTTGATGTTTCAGTTGTGGTATGTGACAAAATTTCAGTCAGAGGATTTACAAAGTATTTGGAAGAAACCAAATTGTTGGAGAACAGAATCAAACTTACAATGTTTCCTTTGAGGTATACATTATATTAAGGTTTTAATGTTACTGCTTTCTATCAAATAAGATACTAAGGCTCTAGTTAGATTCTTGTGTtggtgtctttttttttttaaaaaaaaaaaattgctatatTGAGGGTGCAGAGCTACATTAACAATTTTGCAGAGTTTATAgaataatcataaaaaatttacAGAGTTTTTAGATTTTTGTCACGATTGCTCCCCTCAATTCTAAGAAATATCCTTCTCCCTTGAAATTCCCCAcctatattttgaaaaatcctaTTCCCCAAATAACCAATAACTTTAGACATCTCTCCTTTCGGTACAATTGTTTCAAgctaattaaagaaaaaaaagtaatacTACTTGAATAAGTAAcaaatttataaaaatgtaaaaatgacttaaaataaatacataatttcaaatcaaaatatctcattgcacagtaattttatcatttttaat from Coffea eugenioides isolate CCC68of unplaced genomic scaffold, Ceug_1.0 ScVebR1_371;HRSCAF=1038, whole genome shotgun sequence includes these protein-coding regions:
- the LOC113758132 gene encoding citrate-binding protein-like encodes the protein MASSPQLLTTFLFTLFINVTIYHKTEALKVVDPTDGFISLPLNQSNFEIQRPYNVPVDQRYSYVDGVHKMWVFDTDKPHFPASNTRPRTELRIEGYDYSSGVWQFEGYGYVPSGTSGVCIMQVFGAQLHATTLMLRVYNGNLSYYKNPVIVPNIDNRWFKLNVIHDVEASKVTVFIDGVQMFETDGRGGSDHFFKCGVYTQDDASHRMESRWKGIKILKKD